From the Leptotrichia sp. oral taxon 221 genome, one window contains:
- a CDS encoding sensor histidine kinase KdpD — protein sequence MKNILKLIRRFVITIILSIFLLLFLNIFLFEFIFFKYSTDDSPSDKTFEIAKMIKFKDRKYFLPDKEISNLKKQNIWAIVIGNDSKKVIWQTENLPGEIPKEYSVFDIALFSHAYIKGYPVFTTKIRNDLLVLGYPKDSYWKYSTATWNYRLIQNVPNFFLIFLLSNIFFVFLIYIFSNSKLLKSVNPIIKGIQDLPKDNPVNIDEKGVLSELAKSINKTSEILQNQREQLRNKDTARANWIAGVSHDIRTPLSMIMGYASQLKTSSDLSEEMAKKLSVILKQSERIKNLINDLNLASKLEYNMQPFEKKKENAVAVIRQVIVDFLNMDIDEKFPIEWKTKNEFVSCFVNVDKNLIKRALANLIQNSINHNENGCTIYVSVKEDEKNCIICVEDNGIGVSDEELEKLNNTPHYMVCDKNTTEQQHGLGLLIVKQIMDVHNGQVEMKHSEYGGFKVNLYVPKNLFSY from the coding sequence CATATTTTTGCTTCTATTTTTAAATATTTTTTTGTTTGAATTTATATTTTTCAAATATTCGACAGATGATTCTCCTTCAGATAAAACTTTTGAAATAGCGAAAATGATAAAATTTAAAGACAGAAAATATTTTTTGCCAGATAAAGAAATTTCCAATTTGAAAAAGCAAAATATTTGGGCAATTGTGATTGGAAATGATTCTAAAAAAGTGATATGGCAAACAGAAAACTTGCCAGGTGAGATTCCAAAAGAATATTCGGTATTCGATATAGCGCTATTTTCACACGCTTACATAAAAGGCTATCCAGTTTTTACAACAAAAATTAGAAATGATTTACTTGTATTAGGATATCCAAAAGACAGTTACTGGAAATATTCCACAGCTACCTGGAACTATCGTTTAATTCAAAATGTTCCTAATTTTTTTCTTATATTTTTACTATCCAATATATTCTTTGTATTTTTGATTTACATTTTTTCAAATTCAAAACTTTTAAAATCAGTAAATCCAATAATAAAAGGTATACAGGATTTGCCAAAAGATAATCCAGTAAACATAGATGAAAAAGGCGTTTTATCTGAACTTGCAAAAAGTATAAATAAAACTTCTGAAATTTTGCAAAATCAAAGAGAACAACTGCGAAATAAAGACACGGCACGAGCAAACTGGATTGCAGGAGTTTCCCACGACATTCGTACTCCATTGTCAATGATAATGGGCTATGCAAGTCAATTAAAAACATCTTCAGATTTATCAGAAGAAATGGCAAAAAAACTTTCTGTTATTTTGAAACAAAGTGAGCGTATAAAAAATCTAATAAATGATTTGAATCTTGCTTCAAAATTAGAATACAATATGCAGCCTTTTGAGAAGAAAAAAGAAAATGCAGTTGCAGTCATTCGGCAAGTAATTGTTGATTTTTTGAATATGGATATTGACGAGAAATTTCCGATAGAATGGAAGACGAAAAATGAATTTGTATCCTGCTTTGTTAATGTTGACAAAAATCTGATAAAACGAGCTTTGGCGAATTTAATTCAAAATAGTATTAATCACAATGAAAATGGTTGCACAATTTATGTTTCAGTAAAAGAAGATGAAAAAAATTGTATAATTTGTGTTGAAGATAATGGAATAGGAGTTTCTGATGAAGAGCTAGAAAAGCTCAATAATACGCCACATTATATGGTTTGTGACAAAAATACGACAGAACAGCAGCACGGTTTAGGGCTTCTTATTGTAAAACAAATTATGGATGTCCATAATGGACAAGTTGAGATGAAACATAGTGAATATGGGGGATTTAAGGTTAATTTGTATGTTCCTAAAAATCTTTTTTCCTATTGA